The Stenotrophomonas maltophilia sequence GTCATCCAGTGGGACAAGGATGACCTCGATGCCACCGGCCTGATGAAGGTCGACTGCCTGGCGCTGGGCATGCTCACCGCCATCCGCAAATGCCTGGCGATGCTGCAGCAGCATGGCCTGCACAGTGGACGCATGGATGCGATCGAGGATGACGACAAGCCTACCTACGACATGATCAGTGCCGCCGACACCATCGGCGTGTTCCAGATCGAATCGCGCGCACAGATGGCCATGCTGCCGCGCATGCAGCCGCGCAACTTCTACGACCTGGTGATCGAAGTGGCGATCGTGCGCCCCGGCCCGATCCAGGGCGACATGGTGCATCCTTACCTGGAGCGGCGCCGGCTGCTGCGTGAACAGGGCCCGGAAGCGCTGGACAACCTGGAAGAGCCGCTGTATCCGCCGCAGCTGGAGCGCGTGTTCGCGCGCACCCTGGGCGTTCCACTGTTCCAGGAACAGGTGATGCAGCTGGCCGTGGATGCGGCCGGATACACCCCCGGCGAGGCCGATGCCCTGCGCCGCTCGATGGCCGCGTGGAAACGGCGTGGCGGGCTGGAACCGCATCGCGAAAAACTGCTGGCCGGCATGCTGAAGAACGGCTTCAGCCGCGAGTATGGCGAGCATCTGTTCGAGCAGATCAAGGGCTTCGGCGATTACGGTTTCCCGGAAAGCCACGCCGCCAGTTTCGCCCTGCTGACCTATGCCAGCTGCTGGCTGAAGTGCCACCACCCGGCCGCGTTCACCGCCAGCCTGATCAACAGCCAGCCGCTGGGGTTCTACAGCCCCGACCAGTTGCTGCAGGACGCACGCCGCCATGGCATCCGCGTGCTGCCGGTGGACGTGCGCCACAGCGACTGGGACTGCACCCTGGATTTCAGCAAGGGCGCGGCGTCGATCAGGCTTGGCCTGCGCCTGATCGACGGCTGCAACGAAGCGGCCGTGCAGGCCATCATGCACGAGCGTGCACGGCGACCGTTCGACGATGTCGGTGACCTGTGCCAGCGCACCGCCCTGGACCGCCGCCATCAAGGCCTGCTGGCCGATGCCGGTGCGCTGCGAGGGCTCAGTGGCCATCGCCATCGTGCGCGCTGGGATATCTCGGGCGTAGAGAACCGGTTGCCACTGTTCGACCAGGCCCGTGCCACCGCCGAGGCCCGCGTGCCGTTGCCACTGCCCAGTGCATGGGACGACATGCAGGCTGACTACCGCAGTACCGGCACCACCCTTGGCCGCCATCCGATCTCGTTCCTGCGTGCACAGCTGCGCAGCCGTGGCTGTCTGGATGCCGCGCAGCTGGCGGGCCACGGCCATGGCCGTCGCGTGCGCATCGCCGGCCTGGTACGCATGCGCCAGCGCCCGCAGACCGCCAGCGGCGTTACCTTCCTCACCCTCGAGGACGAGACCGGCATGGTCAATGCGGTGGTCTGGCGCCACCTGGCCGATCGCCAGCACCGGGTTCTGGTCGACACCCAGCTGATGCAGATCGATGGCCGCCTGGAGCGCGTTGATGGCGTGCAGCATGTCATCGTGCAACGCATGCACTGCCTGGATGAGCTGCTGCAGGGACTGCGCAGCCACAGCCGCGATTTCCACTGATACCGGGAATGAAGGCGTGATGGCTACTGGGTGATGGCTACTGGGTAGAGTCGACTCTACCCAGTCGACGCTGCCCGGCCGGCTCTACCCATCCCCTTTTGCATCCGCTATCGTCGGCCTATCCAAGGAAGGACGACCCGATGCCCCGTGCGCTGCTGCTGACCACCCTGGTGGTCTCGACCCTTGCCCTGCTCGTTTCCGGCTGGACCGCCTGGGGCCTGCATCGCAGCCAATCGCCAGAGCGGATCATCGAAGCGCGCGGCCTGGTCATCCACGATGCAGGCGGCCAGCCGCGGGTGATCCTCGGCGCACCGGTTCCCGATCCGCTCAGCCAAGGCCGCCCCCAAGGACCGCGTGCCACGGCACTGTCCGGCCTGATCCTGCTTGGCCCCGACGGCTCCGAACGTGGCGGCTATGGCACCAGTGACCGTGGCGGCGAAGCGCTGCTCACCCTCGACGATGCCACCGGCACCACCGAAGTCTTCAAGGTGGTGGCCAACCCGGATCGTGGCGCCAGCCTGATGGTCAAGCACCAGAACAACACCGGCGCCATGCTCACCTCCTGGCAGGGCAAGCCGGAGCTGATGTTCGTCGATGACAGTGGCCAGTCCTACTACGTGCGCCCGGGTACGAACGCCGCACCCTGATCGGCTTCTGTAGGGTCGAGCCATGCTCGACTTTGCCTCATCTTCGTAGAGCCGAGCCATGCTCGGCTGCTGTCGGTAGAAGCAGTCGAGCATGGCTCGACGCTACACCCCACACACCGTCGCCAGGTCGTCGGCCAGTTGCCGCAGCTGCGCCGTCCCCAGTGCTGCGCAGGTGATGCGCAGGCCATGCCCCGGCTGCGCCACCGCGAACACTTCGCCCGCGCGCACATGCCATCCGCGCGAAGCCAGTGCCAGCACCTGCGGATGGCTGTCGGTTGGCAACGGCAGCCACAGGTTCAATCCTTCCATTGGCTGCGGCGTCGGCATGCCACGCGCGCGCAACAGATCCTGCAGCGACTGCAGGCGTTGCTGGTAACGCTCACCTGCCGAGGCGATCTTCGCCCGCTGCGATGCCGACGCCAGCACCGAGGTCGCCGCATCCTGCAGCAGGTGACTGACCCAGCCGGTACCGGATGCCAACCGCAACCGCAGCCGCATCGCGGTCTCTTCATCGCAGGCCAGCCAGGCCAGCCGCAGGTCCGGGCCCAGTGATTTGGACAACGAACGCAGCAGCGCCCAGCGCCGGCCATCCAGCGGCAGCACCGAGTGATAGGCCTGCCGTGAGAGCAGCGCGTAGTGATCGTCGATCAGCACCGCCACCTGCGGATAGGCGGCCAGCAGCTGGCGCAACGCGCGTGCCCGCTTCGCATCCAGGCTGGCGCCGGTCGGGTTGTGCGCCCGCGGGGTCAGCAGCACCGCGCGTGCACCGGCCTCCAGCGCCGCACGCAGCGATTCGACCTGCATGCCATGCGCGTCCACCGCCACCGGCAACGGCACGTGGCCCACAGCGTTGAGCACGTTGAGGCTGCCGAGGAAGCACGGATCCTCCACCGCGATGCGATCCCCCGGCAGCAGCCACGCCGCCAGCAGGCGTTCGATGCCATCGACCGCGCCATGGGTCAGCTCCAGCGCATAGCCCTCCGGGCAGTCCCCATCCAACGAGGCGCGCGCCAGCGCCTGCAACTTCGGGTCGACCGTGCCCACGCCATACAACCGTGGTGCGGCCGGGGCCAGGCGCAGGTTCGGCAGCAGGCGCGGGTCCGGATTGCCACCGGCCAGGTCCTGCAGGGCCAGCCCGGGCACACTACCCTCGCGCGCCAGCGACGGCGGCAGGCCACGCACCACCGTGCCGCGCCGGCCCGCCGTGCTGGCCAGGCCCGCCGCATCCAGGCGCTTGTAGGCAGCGGCCACGGTGTTGCGGTTCACTCCCAGCTGCTCGGCCAGTTCACGCACCGGCGGCAGCACGCTGCCGGCCGGCAGGCGGCCCTTGCCGATGCCGTCGCGGATGCTGTCGAAGATCGACTCGGCACTATGTCCGGTGATTTTCATTTTGTCCTATGCCAAAATATACCTTGTCCTGTGCCAGTGTATCCCACCCTGGCCGCCCTGCATTGGAGGTGCCCGCATGCCCCTTGCCGCCGCCGACTGGCCCGTCGCCCAGTCCG is a genomic window containing:
- a CDS encoding error-prone DNA polymerase; translated protein: MHSELPGYAELHCLSAFSFQRGASIAEELFARAAGQGYHALAITDECSLAGIVRAWQAAKTHGVALIIGAEFQVEDGPKLALLCTDQAAYAGLCQLITTCRRRAAKGEYRCLREDLLGLPDGLLCLWLDRQPAATDLELLRAGFDDRLWLAVELHHEHDDARRLQQLQAFGERHRLPLVASGDVHMHVRRRRALQDTLTAIRHRCSVAEAGWRLFPNGERHLRPRTALAQLYPPELLAETLRIAERCHFTLEQLQYTYPRELVPEGHDPDSWLRVLVERGIPWRWKDGIKPAQRTQIEHELALIRQKNYASYFLTVQDIVRFARSQDILCQGRGSAANSAVCFVLGVTEIDPARSNLLFERFISAERDEPPDIDIDFEHERREEVLQYVFKRYGRERAALTAVAISYRGRSAIRDVARALGLPMDQVNELGAAMDHWGGHVPLPETLRERGFDPDTPLMQRLLALTTELIDFPRHLSQHPGGFVISEHPLSTLVPVENAAMADRTVIQWDKDDLDATGLMKVDCLALGMLTAIRKCLAMLQQHGLHSGRMDAIEDDDKPTYDMISAADTIGVFQIESRAQMAMLPRMQPRNFYDLVIEVAIVRPGPIQGDMVHPYLERRRLLREQGPEALDNLEEPLYPPQLERVFARTLGVPLFQEQVMQLAVDAAGYTPGEADALRRSMAAWKRRGGLEPHREKLLAGMLKNGFSREYGEHLFEQIKGFGDYGFPESHAASFALLTYASCWLKCHHPAAFTASLINSQPLGFYSPDQLLQDARRHGIRVLPVDVRHSDWDCTLDFSKGAASIRLGLRLIDGCNEAAVQAIMHERARRPFDDVGDLCQRTALDRRHQGLLADAGALRGLSGHRHRARWDISGVENRLPLFDQARATAEARVPLPLPSAWDDMQADYRSTGTTLGRHPISFLRAQLRSRGCLDAAQLAGHGHGRRVRIAGLVRMRQRPQTASGVTFLTLEDETGMVNAVVWRHLADRQHRVLVDTQLMQIDGRLERVDGVQHVIVQRMHCLDELLQGLRSHSRDFH
- the ptsJ gene encoding transcriptional regulator PtsJ, whose amino-acid sequence is MKITGHSAESIFDSIRDGIGKGRLPAGSVLPPVRELAEQLGVNRNTVAAAYKRLDAAGLASTAGRRGTVVRGLPPSLAREGSVPGLALQDLAGGNPDPRLLPNLRLAPAAPRLYGVGTVDPKLQALARASLDGDCPEGYALELTHGAVDGIERLLAAWLLPGDRIAVEDPCFLGSLNVLNAVGHVPLPVAVDAHGMQVESLRAALEAGARAVLLTPRAHNPTGASLDAKRARALRQLLAAYPQVAVLIDDHYALLSRQAYHSVLPLDGRRWALLRSLSKSLGPDLRLAWLACDEETAMRLRLRLASGTGWVSHLLQDAATSVLASASQRAKIASAGERYQQRLQSLQDLLRARGMPTPQPMEGLNLWLPLPTDSHPQVLALASRGWHVRAGEVFAVAQPGHGLRITCAALGTAQLRQLADDLATVCGV